ATCCTGCGCGAGGTCCTCGCCGACGACCGGCACACGGGGTCGGAGTCCATGCCCGCGGCCCGGATCTATCTGGCGCTGTGGCTCGGCAACACCGGCAGGGTCACCGAGGCGCGGGAGCAACTGGACGTGCTTTCCGAGGTGTTCGCCTCGGACGCTGTCGCCCTCTTCGAGGGCTTCGTGACCGGACTGCAGGCCTGGCTGGACAACCTCGACGGCATCTACGGCCCGGCGCTGGCCGGATCGCTCCGCGCCCTGGAACGCTCCCAGGACGCGATGGCACAGATGGTGGCCCCCCACATGACCGCGCTCCACCTGGTCAGCGCGGCCTGGGCCCTGGCCGGTACGGGCGGCGCACGGCGCGCCGCCGACGCGGCCCGGCTGCTCGGGCTCCACGGGAAGCTGCTCCCCCCGGGGCACGCGCCGACCCTGGGCGAACGCCGGAACAGGGCCGTGGCCGAGGACATGGTGCGCGCCCAGCTGCCGGACGACGCGGCCTACGCGCGCGCGTACGCCGAGGGCGGCGGCCTCACCGTGGAGGAGGCCACCGCCCTCGTGGGCGCGTACGTCCGGGAGACGGACGCCGTGGGATGATCAGGTCTTCCTGCGGAACTTGCGGACCGCGAGCGGCGCCGTCACCGCGGTGATGCCGGCGGCCCAGGCCAGGGTCATCCACACCGAGTCGGCGACCGGGCCGCCCATCATCAGGCCGCGTACCGCGTCCGCCAGGTTGGACAGCGGGTTGTAGTCGGTGAACGCCTGGAGCCAGCCCGGCATGGTCTGCGTCGGGGCGAAGATGGACGAGCCGAACTGCAGAGGCATCAGCACCAGGAACCCCACTCCCTGAACCGCCTGCGGCGTCTTCATGGTCAGCCCCAGCAGGACGAAGATCCACATGATGGCGGCGCCGAACACCATGGCCAGCGCGACCGCTCCGAGCATCCCGGCCACCGAGGTGCCCAGCTCCATGCCGAGCGCGAAGCCCATGCCGAGCAGGATGACGGTGGCGACCATCATCCGGCCGAGCTCGACGACGATCTTCGCTATCAGGACCGAGGAACGGGCGATCGGCATCGTGCGGAACCGGTCCATGACGCCCTTGTTGAAGTCGTCGTTGACCCCGCTGCCCACCGCCGAGGCGATGTTCATGCCCATCATCGCCATCAGGCCCGGCACCAGGTAGTTCAGGTAGTCCTGCCGGTCACCGCCCAGGCTCCCGCCGATGGACCCGCCGAAGACGTACACGAAGAGCAGGGTGAAGACGATCGGCATCAGAAGGACGTCGAACATCGACTCCGGGTCCTTCTTGATCTGGAGCATGTTGCGTCGTGCGAGCGCGCCGATGTGCCGGAGGTTGGCACGCAGCCCGATCCTGCCCTCGCCCTGCACGGTCCTCACCGGAGCGGGGGCGGCGGGGGCGGGCTTCAGTGTCGTGGTGCTCATGCCGAGACCTCCTGGGGGACCGGGCCGGTGGGAAGCGTGTTCTTCTCGCCCGTGATGGCCAGGAACACCTCGTCCAGGCTGGGCAGCGCGGTGGCGACGTGGGCGAGGGAGAACCCTCCGGCGCCCAGCAGGCCGATGACCGCGGTGAGCTGTGCGTCGCTCAGGATCGGGACGTACAGCAGTCCTTCGTCCGGGACGGCCTGCGCGCCGCCGACCCCGTCCAGCCCCGCGTCCCGCAGTGACTGGGCCATGGCGGCCAGCTGGGCCGGGTCCGAGGGGCGGATCTGCAGAGTGCGGCCGCCGACCTTCGCCTTGAGCTCCTCCACCCCGCCGCCGGCGATGATCCGGCCCTTGTCGATCACCGTCAGCTCGTCGGCGAGCTGCTCGGCCTCCTCCATGTACTGCGTGGTCAGCAGTACGGTCGCCCCTTCGGCGACCATGCGCTGCACCTCGTCCCACACCTCGTTGCGGGTCCGCGGGTCGAGGCCCGTCGTCGGCTCGTCGAGGTAGAGGACCGACGGGTTGCCGATCATGGAGGCCGCCAGGTCGAGCCGGCGCCGCATGCCGCCGGAGTAGTCCATCGCGGGGCGCCTGGCCGCCTCGGTGAGGGAGAACCGTTCCAGCAGCTCGTCGGCGCGGGACCGGGCGGTCCTGCGGGACAGGTCGAGCAGCCGCCCGATCATGTAGAGGTTCTCCCGGCCGGAGAGCTTCTCGTCGACCGAGGCGTACTGCCCGGTCAGACCGATGGTGCGGCGCAGCTGCCGGGGCTGCCTGACCACGTCGTAACCGGCGACCACCGCGTGTCCGGCGTCCGGCGTGACCAGGGTGGACAGGCAGCGTACGAGGGTCGTCTTGCCGGCGCCGTTCGGGCCGAGCACACCGAGGACGGTGCCCTCGCGTACATCGAGGTCCACGCCGTCCAGCGCCTTGGTCCCGCCGTAGTGCTTGACCAGCCCCCGCACCTCGACGGCGTTCGGGCCGCTCCTGGGGTTCTTGTCGTTTCGCGTCATGTCCACCATGACAACAGCCGCCACCGACAAGTCACCGACATATCGCCGACAGTGCCACCGACAGTCTGCCGACACAGGCGACAGCCCGCCGATGGGGGATGTCGGCGGGCTGTCGGTGGTGCGGCAGTGGTCAGCTGTGCGTCAGTGGAACGTGTGCTCCGCGGCGGGGAAGGAACCCCCGACGACCTCTTCGGCGTACTGCTTCGCGGCGTCGCCGAGCACCTGGCGCAGGTTCGCGTACTGCTTGGTGAAGCGCGGCACCTTGCCGCCGGTCAGCCCCGCCATGTCCGTCCAGACCAGCACCTGGGCGTCCGTGTCCGGACCGGCGCCGATGCCGACGGTCGGGATGTGCAGGGTGCGGGTGACCTCGGCGGCCAGCTCGGCCGGTACGAGCTCCAGGACGACGGCGAACGCGCCCGCGTCCTGCACCGCCTTCGCGTCCCGCAGCAGCTGCTGGGCCGCCTCCTCGCCGCGGCCCTGCACCCGGTAGCCCATGGCGTTCACCGACTGCGGGGTCAGGCCGATGTGGCCCATGACCGGAATGCCGGCCTCGACCAGCAGGCGGATCTGCTCGTGGGAGCGTTCGCCGCCCTCCAGCTTCACCGCGCCCACCCCGGCGTCCTTGACCAGCCGGGTGGCGTTGCGCAGGGCCTGGACGGCCCCCTCCTGGTACGCCCCGAACGGCAGGTCGGCGACGATGAGGGCGCGCCTGGTGCCGCGTACGACGGCGGCGGAGAGCATGGTCATCTCGTCCATCGTGACGGGCACGGTGGTCTCGTAACCGAGGTGGCAGTTGCCCATCGAGTCACCGACGAGCATCACCGGGATGCCGGCCTCGTCGAACACGGACGCGGTCATCGCGTCGTAGGCGGTGAGCATGGGCCACTTCTCACCGCGCTCGGTGGCGGCGGTGACGTCGTGGACGGTGACACGGCGGGAGCTCTTGCCCCCGTACAGTGCCTTCCCCGCGGACGGGGCGGGGCCCCCGGGGGGAGGGGAGGGCTGATTCTGCGCAGCCTGAAGCGACATGGCCAACGGCTCCTTCGTCATCTCGAGGCGCCCTGACGGCGTCCCCGGATCCCTTCCATGGTGGCATCCCGCCTCCCCTCCCGGGAAGTGGGCCCGCACCGGTCCGCGGGAGGCCCCGCCGCGCGGGCCGGCGATGCGGGTTGGTGGCGCGGCCCGGCGGCGCGGGCCGGCCGGGGGCGGTCCGCGTGTCGGGACGGCGACGAGACGGTAAAGACTTTCCAATACGAGACGGTCTCGTATCGTATTGACGTTAGGGTCGTGGCATGTCCATACCGTCCGGCGCCCCTGTCGCCGCGCCCCGTGTCCCCGAGGCGGTCCACCGCCGCCGCTGGGCGATCCTCACCGTCCTCATGTTCAGCCTGCTCATCGTCGTACTCGACAACTCGATCCTGAACGTCGCGGTCAAGACGATCGCCGGCCCCGCGCCGACCGGCATCGGCGCCACCCAGAGCGAACTCGAGTGGGCGATCAACTCCTACACGCTCGTCTTCGCCGGACTGCTGTTCACGGCCGGACTGCTCGGCGACCGCATCGGCCGCAAGAAGGTGCTGCTCGGCGGCATCCTGGTCTTCGGCCTCGGCTCCGCCCTCGCGGCGTTCTCCGGCACCCCGGGCGAACTCATCGCCTGGCGGGCCGTGATGGGCCTCGGAGCGGCCTTCGTGATGCCGGCCACCCTCGCCGTCCTGATGAACGTCTTCGAACCCGACGAGCAGCCCAAGGCGATCGGGATCTGGGCCGGCAGCGTCGGCCTCGCCATCGCGATCGGCCCCATCACCGGCGGACTGCTGCTGGACCACTTCTGGTGGGGCTCGATCTTCCTGGTCAACGTGCCGGTCGTGGCCATCGCCCTGGTCGCGATGGTCGTGCTGGTACCCGACTCCAAGGACCCGGCGCCCGGCAGGATCGACCCGGTGGGCGTGCTGCTGTCCGTCGTCGGCCTGGTCCTGCTGGTCTACGGCATCATCCGCGGCGGCGAGCTCGCCGACTTCACCGACGTCACCGTGCTCGCCCCGGCCGTCGGCGGCCTGCTGGTCCTGGTGGTCTTCGTCCTGCACCAGAAGCGCAGCAGCCACCCCTCCATCGACATCTCCACCTTCCGCGACCCGGCCTTCTCCGCGGCCGTCGCCGCCATCGCGCTGGTCTTCTTCGCGCTGATGGGCGTCACCTTCTTCTCCGCCTTCTACCTGCAGAGCGTGCGCGGCTACAGCGCGCTCCAGTCCGGGCTGCTCATCCTGCCGCTGGCGGTCGCCCAGATGGTGTTCTCCCCGCGCGCCCGGCTGGTCGTGGACCGTTTCGGCGCCCGCGCCGTCTGCACGACCGGGATGCTGCTGGTCGCGGCGGGCCTCGCGGCGTTCGCCGTCTTCGACGCCGGCACCCCGGTCTGGGTGATGTGCGTGGTCTTCTTCGTCCAGGGCACCGGGATGGCGCACATCATGCCGCCGGTCACCGTCGCCGTGATGCAGGCGCTGCCCCGCGAACGCGCGGGTTCCGGCTCGGCGATCAACAACACCTTCCGCCAGGTCGGCGGGGCGCTCGGCATCGCGGTGCTCGGCTCGGTGCTCTCCACCGTCTACCGGGGCGACATCGAGGGCCACCTCGACGGGGTGCCGGCCGCCGCGAAGGACGTCGCGGGGGAGTCGATCGAGGCGACGCTCGGCGTCGCCGCACAGCTCGGCGAGGCGGGCAGGCCGCTGGCCGCCGCGGCGAACGACGCCTTCGTCGGGGCTATGCACGTGACGGCCCTCGGCTCGGCGGCGGTCGCCCTGATCGGCGCCCTCGTCGTGGGCCTCTTCCTGCCCGGCAGGGCCGGTGCGCAGGACGGCCCCCGGAAGAAGGAGGAACGGGAGCCCGCCCCGGCCGCCGGGGCCGGTTCACGCGGCTGACGGCCGGCGCCGCGGGCGGGCGGGTCGCCCCGCCCGCCCGCGGTCGGTGAGAATCAGGTCGGTACGGCGTGCCCGGCGCGGCGTACGGGTGAACGGCGCAGCGAGAGGTGACCCACGTGCAGGAGGCCCAGGACCAGTCGCGGGAACCGTCGCGGGACGGCTCACGCGATCACGCGCGGGACACCTCGCGCGGCCGGGCGCGGGGCACCGCGCCGGACCGGGCACCGGACCACGCGAAGGCCCCCTCGCCGCAGCCCCGCGGCGGCCGGGCGTGGGAGCCGTGCGGCGGACCGGACACCGGGCCCCGCCGGGGCCGCCCCCGCAGCGCCGCCGCCGAACGGGCCATCCTCGACGCGGTCACCGGCCTGCTGGAGGCGGGCGAACCGCTCGGAGCCCTGTCCGTCGAGCGCATCGCCCGGACCGCGGGCGTCGGCAAGGCCACCATCTACCGGCGCTGGAGCGGTAAGGAGGAACTCTTCGTCGACGTCCTGCGCGACATGGAACCCGCGGAACCCGTCCTCTCCGGCACCGCCGGCCTCGACGACCTGCGGATCCTGCTGGAATCCATGCGCACCCGCGGCGTCGCCCAGCGCTCGTCCGTCTTCCTGCACAACGTGTTCGCCCAGATGAAGAGCCACCCCAGGCTCTGGGCCGCCTACCAGGACACCGTCGTCGCCCCGCGCCGGGCCGCCCTGCTGGCCGCCGTGCGCCGGGCGGTGGACGCCGGGGAGCTCCGCGGCGACCTCGACGCGGAGCTGCTGAGCGACCTGTTCGCGGGCCCCGTCCTCGTACGCACCATCCACCGCCCCGACGCCCCGCTGCCCGAGGAACTGGTCGAGCACATCCTGAGTGCCCTGCTCCAGGGCCTGGCGCCGGAGGCGCGGGCCGCGGCGGACGGAGCGGGGCCCGCGCCCGTGTGACCGTTCTGTCACAGCGGCCCCCGCAGTCCCACCCGTCCGGAACCCGCCACGCCGTCCCGCTCGTCCTCGTGACAGAACAGTCGTCGTCGACGGCGGGAACGGCGTCGCCCATCGCCTAGGGTCATGAGGCGCGGCGATGTGTACGGCAAGGCAGTGAGGACAGCGCGATGGTGCAGGCGTACAGGGCGGAAACCGAGAACGCCGAGCCGGGCCCGGAGCGGCCCGGCGCCCGCCTGCGGGCCCTGTGCCACAGACTGGGCAGCGACCGCGGCATCTGGCGGCGCGGGATCGTCCTCGCCCTCTGCGCGGTCCTGCTGACCCTGGTGCTGGTCCTCCACGCGCAGATCCCCAACAGCGTCGGCAACGCCGGCAGCCTCATCGAGACGTTCCTGCCCTGGTTCGGGCTCCTCGTCCCCGTCCTCCTGCTCCTCGGGCTGCTCCGGCGCTCTGCCACCGCGGTGGTCTCACTGGTCCTGCCGGCCGTGGTCTGGCTCAACGTCTTCGGCGGCCTGCTCCTCACCGGCAAGTCCCATCCCGGCGGCGACCTCACCGTCGCCACCCACAACGTCAACGCCGGCAACCCCGACCCCGCGGGCACCGCCCAGCAGGTCGCCGGATCCGGCGCGGACATCGTGGCCCTCCAGGAACTCCCCGCCGGCAAGGTCGGGGCGTACGAGGACGCGCTCGCCGACCGCTACCCGCACCACTCGGTCCAGGGCACCGTCGGCCTGTGGAGCAAGTACCCGCTGGGCCGGTCCCGCCCCGTCGACATCAAGATGGGCTGGACCCGCGCCATGCAGGCCACGGTCACCACCCCCGAAGGCCCCGTCTCGGTCTTCGTCGCCCACCTGCCCTCCGTACGGGTCAAGCTGGACGCCGGGTTCACCGCCGGCCAGCGCGACCGGAGCGCCGACGCGCTGGGCGAGGCGATCGCCGACGCGCCGAACAGCCGGGTGGTCCTGCTCGGCGACCTCAACGGCACCATGAACGACCGCTCGCTGAACGCCGTCACCGCCCAGATGCGCTCCACCCAGGGCGCGGCCGGCGACGGGTTCGGCTTCAGCTGGCCGGCGTCCTTCCCGATGGCCCGCATCGACCAGATCATGGTCAGGGGCGTCGAGCCCGTCTCCTCCTGGACCCTTCCGGCCACCGACAGCGACCACCTCCCGATCGCCGCCCGTATCCAGCTCTGAGGGGCCCGGACGGGCCTGGGAGCCCTGGCCGGGAGGGCGAGTCCCGGCTCTCCGGGAGCCGCCCGCCGGGCGGGCCTACCCTCCGGGCGCGGCCTCCCCGGCGGGGAAGTGCGGCAGGAGGTAGGCGGCCAGCTCCTCCATCACCTCCGGCGCGGGACGCGTGTTGTGCCGGAGGTTGACCATCAGCTGGTCGACGCCGGCCTCCTCGTAGGTCTTGAAGAGGTCCAGCAGGGGCTCGCGCCCCATCGCCCAGCCCTGCGGCAGCGGGCGCGGCGACGCGCGCGGGTCCTCGTCGAGCACCAGATAGCCCGCCTGCGCGTACGGCTTGTACCCGGGGGAGCCCGGCTCACCGGTCAGCCGGCGCCAGCGCGCGGTGTTGGCCCGCTGCTGCTCCGGCGCGAGCGCCGTGTAGAGCCAGCCGTCCGCGTGCCGCGCGGTCCACTCCAGCGGCTGCCCGCCGCGTCCGGTCATCAGCATCGGCAGCCGTCCGCAGGCGGGCGGGGGCAGCACGACCTGTCCGGGCGGCACCGTGCCGAGCGGGGAGAGGAAGCCGGAGGGACCCGGCTCGGTGAGGTGGCGTACGTACTCCCACCCGTGCCGCAGCCCGGCCGCGAGGCCGGCCGGTTCGAGGCCGAAGGCGGGCACCTCCCCGGGGCGGTCGCCACGGGCGGCGCCGAGGAGCATCCGGCCGCCCGAGAGCGCGTCCACCGAGTTCGCGGCCTTGGCCACGTGGACCGGATGCCGCAGCGGCAGGACGGTGCTCGCCGTGCCGAGGGCGATGTGCCGGGTGGCCACCGCCAGCGCCCCCAGATAGACCCACGGGTCGAAGAGCTGCCCGCCGTCCCCCTCCCCGGGCACGAGCAGGGGCACATCACGCAGCCACAGGGTGGAGAAGCCCAGGTCCTCGGCCGTCCGGGCCAGCCGGAGGTGGCCGGCCATGGTCGGTACGTCCCCGGTGAACGACTCCAGCGGGGCGATGAGACCGAGTGTGGCCCGCCCGCCGGGGAAGGCCCGCAGCATCCCGGGGTGCCGCAGCAGCCCGGGATGCCGGTGCTCCCCGGCGGCGGGCCCGGCCGGGGAGCAGCCGGCGCTCACGGCGTCCGCCCGCCCGCCCGCGCGGCCTCCAGCAGCCGGGCGTTCTCCCGCTCCAGCTCGGCGATCCGCTCCCGCACCGGCTTCAGCGCCTCCTCCAGTTCGGCGACGGTGTAGCGCGGCTGGATGTGCTGGGGGCAGTTCCAGTCGTAGGCCTCCACGGTGATGAGGAGGACCCGCTCGGGCACGGCCCGGTAGCCCTCGGGGACCAGCGGGCCGGCCGAGGCGGGCCACCGGTCCGGGGTGCCGGTCCGGGCGCGCCCCAGGATCTTGAGCCGCCTGCGCGCGGGGTAGTCCATCAGCAGCAGGGAGACCCGGTCGTCGGTGTCCAGGTTCCCGGTGGTGATGTACTGCTTGTTGCCCCGGTAGTCCGCGAACCCCAGGGTCCGGTCGTCGACGACCCTCAGGAACCCCGGCGGTCCGCCCCGGTGCTGCACGTAGGGCCAGCCCGAGGAACCGGTGGTCGCCAGGTAGAAGCTCTCGGCCCGCGCGATGAAGGCGGCCTCCGAGGGGGTCAGCCGGTCGGCCTCCGCGGGCCCTTCGGCCATCGCGGCGTAGTTGCGCCGGCTGCCCTGTTCCTCCTGGTGCGCCTGGACCGGCGGCGTGAACAGCAGCTGCGCGTAACGGCTGGTCATCTGGGGCCTACCACCAGTAGGTGGGGTAGCGGGGGGTCCGGCCGCTGCGGCCCGCGAGGATGCCGACGCCGACGATCACCGCGGTGGCCAGGAGCAGCAGGAGGAGGAAGAGCACCGTGGAGGGCTGGGTGACGACCACGATGACGGCGGTCGCCGCCGCCGGGGAGTGGGGCGTCCTCGCCAGGGCCATCGCCCCGATCGCCAGACCGCCGGCGACCGCCGAGGTCCACACCGAGCTGCCGCCGACGGCCAGGCACACGAAGCCGACGACGGCCGAGACCAGCTGACCGCCGATCACACTGCGGGGCTGCGCCAGGGGGAGTGCGGGTGCGGCGAAGACCAGGGCGGCACTCGCGGCGAGCGGCGGGATGAGCACGGTCTGGTCGAGGAGCACGCCGAGCGCCACCAGGGCGACGAGGGCCGTGACGCCGCCGAGCGTGGCCACCGAGACGACGGGCAGCGCGGGCCGGGCCGGGGCCTTGCTCGTGAGCACGGAGCTGAGACGGCGCTGCGAGGGGAGCTCGGACACCTGGGTGTCGGACACGGACGTTCCTTCCATGGGGGACGTGATGAGCCGGGGAAGCGGGTACCGGGGATGCGCGTACCGAGGGGTGCGTGAACGGTGAGCGCATGAGCTAATGGATGCATCCTATGCGCATCCATTAGCTTCTGGCGGCGAAATCGAGACGGCAGGATGGGGACATGAGCGAGCAGACGGACCGGCAGCGCGGCCGGTCACCCATGGACGAACTCCCGTTGACGGGAGAGCCGCTGGCCCTGGAGCTGGTCAACACCACCTACATCAGGGGCGGGGTGAGGGGACACCTCGTGGATGCGCTCACCACCCCCGAGGACCTGCGGAACTGGCTCGTTTCACACCGGGAGGCCCTCCCCGCGGGGGCGGCGGAACGGATCGGGGCGGCGGCCCCGGCCGGCCCGGACCACCTGGAGGGGTTCCTGGAGCTGCGCGGGGCCCTGAGATCACTGGCGTCCGCGCTCACCGCGGACCGGCCCCCGGACCCGGCGGACCTGGCCGTGGTGAACAGGGCGGCGGGGCGGGGCGCGCGATGGCGCGAACTGAGGCCCGCCGGGAGGGGGGCGGGAGGCGGCGCCCTGCGGGTGGTGGACCGATGTCCGGAGCCCGATCCGTTCCTGGTGGCGCTCGGCGCGACGGCCGGCGCGGCGGTGGAACTCCTCGGCGGACCGGACGCCGGGAAACTGCGCGCCTGCGAAGCGCCCGGCTGCATCCTCTACTTCGTCCGGAGCCATGCCCGCCGCGCCTGGTGCACGGTCGGGTGCGGCAACCGCGTGCGGGTCTCACGGCACAGCCGCCGCTCCCGGGGGAGCGACGGCTGACACCTGCCACGGGCGTTGCGCCGCGGGTCAGTTCAGGATGTTCCGGTACACCTCGTCGGAGAGGTCGTAGCCCAGTTCGAGGGCGGCGGCGTTGTCCCACTCGAAGTGCACGCCGATGTACTTACGGCTGTCGGCCTTCTCCTGGGCCGCGGCGCTCAGGCTCGGGAAGGAGCGCGTGACGCCCTGGGCCAGCGGGTCGTCGGTGCCCCCGGTGAAGGAGAGATTGTCCGTGCCGAAGTAGTTGCGCACGATACCGGCCCAGGCGGCGCCGATCCCGGAGTGGCCGGAGACGTAGGTGGGGAAGTTGGGGCTGAAGCTGTTGCCCGCCAGGTCCTGCTCCTCGGGCTGCCAGGACGGGTCGGCGACGATGCCCGGGTTGGGGACCTCGTTCGCGCGGGTGATGGCGTCCACCGGGCGCCACACGTCCCAGTCGGTGCCGTACTTCGAGTCCCAGATCGCGATCGCCGCGTCGGCGAGGGCGACCGACGTCAGGCCGAACAGCTTGGCGCTCTCGAAGGAGCTCCCGTACGGGCGGTACTTCCGGAAGATCACGGCCGTGTGCTCGAACTGC
This DNA window, taken from Streptomyces nitrosporeus, encodes the following:
- a CDS encoding ABC transporter permease, translating into MSTTTLKPAPAAPAPVRTVQGEGRIGLRANLRHIGALARRNMLQIKKDPESMFDVLLMPIVFTLLFVYVFGGSIGGSLGGDRQDYLNYLVPGLMAMMGMNIASAVGSGVNDDFNKGVMDRFRTMPIARSSVLIAKIVVELGRMMVATVILLGMGFALGMELGTSVAGMLGAVALAMVFGAAIMWIFVLLGLTMKTPQAVQGVGFLVLMPLQFGSSIFAPTQTMPGWLQAFTDYNPLSNLADAVRGLMMGGPVADSVWMTLAWAAGITAVTAPLAVRKFRRKT
- a CDS encoding ATP-binding cassette domain-containing protein codes for the protein MVDMTRNDKNPRSGPNAVEVRGLVKHYGGTKALDGVDLDVREGTVLGVLGPNGAGKTTLVRCLSTLVTPDAGHAVVAGYDVVRQPRQLRRTIGLTGQYASVDEKLSGRENLYMIGRLLDLSRRTARSRADELLERFSLTEAARRPAMDYSGGMRRRLDLAASMIGNPSVLYLDEPTTGLDPRTRNEVWDEVQRMVAEGATVLLTTQYMEEAEQLADELTVIDKGRIIAGGGVEELKAKVGGRTLQIRPSDPAQLAAMAQSLRDAGLDGVGGAQAVPDEGLLYVPILSDAQLTAVIGLLGAGGFSLAHVATALPSLDEVFLAITGEKNTLPTGPVPQEVSA
- the panB gene encoding 3-methyl-2-oxobutanoate hydroxymethyltransferase, which translates into the protein MSLQAAQNQPSPPPGGPAPSAGKALYGGKSSRRVTVHDVTAATERGEKWPMLTAYDAMTASVFDEAGIPVMLVGDSMGNCHLGYETTVPVTMDEMTMLSAAVVRGTRRALIVADLPFGAYQEGAVQALRNATRLVKDAGVGAVKLEGGERSHEQIRLLVEAGIPVMGHIGLTPQSVNAMGYRVQGRGEEAAQQLLRDAKAVQDAGAFAVVLELVPAELAAEVTRTLHIPTVGIGAGPDTDAQVLVWTDMAGLTGGKVPRFTKQYANLRQVLGDAAKQYAEEVVGGSFPAAEHTFH
- a CDS encoding MFS transporter; translation: MSIPSGAPVAAPRVPEAVHRRRWAILTVLMFSLLIVVLDNSILNVAVKTIAGPAPTGIGATQSELEWAINSYTLVFAGLLFTAGLLGDRIGRKKVLLGGILVFGLGSALAAFSGTPGELIAWRAVMGLGAAFVMPATLAVLMNVFEPDEQPKAIGIWAGSVGLAIAIGPITGGLLLDHFWWGSIFLVNVPVVAIALVAMVVLVPDSKDPAPGRIDPVGVLLSVVGLVLLVYGIIRGGELADFTDVTVLAPAVGGLLVLVVFVLHQKRSSHPSIDISTFRDPAFSAAVAAIALVFFALMGVTFFSAFYLQSVRGYSALQSGLLILPLAVAQMVFSPRARLVVDRFGARAVCTTGMLLVAAGLAAFAVFDAGTPVWVMCVVFFVQGTGMAHIMPPVTVAVMQALPRERAGSGSAINNTFRQVGGALGIAVLGSVLSTVYRGDIEGHLDGVPAAAKDVAGESIEATLGVAAQLGEAGRPLAAAANDAFVGAMHVTALGSAAVALIGALVVGLFLPGRAGAQDGPRKKEEREPAPAAGAGSRG
- a CDS encoding TetR/AcrR family transcriptional regulator — its product is MQEAQDQSREPSRDGSRDHARDTSRGRARGTAPDRAPDHAKAPSPQPRGGRAWEPCGGPDTGPRRGRPRSAAAERAILDAVTGLLEAGEPLGALSVERIARTAGVGKATIYRRWSGKEELFVDVLRDMEPAEPVLSGTAGLDDLRILLESMRTRGVAQRSSVFLHNVFAQMKSHPRLWAAYQDTVVAPRRAALLAAVRRAVDAGELRGDLDAELLSDLFAGPVLVRTIHRPDAPLPEELVEHILSALLQGLAPEARAAADGAGPAPV
- a CDS encoding endonuclease/exonuclease/phosphatase family protein, with amino-acid sequence MVQAYRAETENAEPGPERPGARLRALCHRLGSDRGIWRRGIVLALCAVLLTLVLVLHAQIPNSVGNAGSLIETFLPWFGLLVPVLLLLGLLRRSATAVVSLVLPAVVWLNVFGGLLLTGKSHPGGDLTVATHNVNAGNPDPAGTAQQVAGSGADIVALQELPAGKVGAYEDALADRYPHHSVQGTVGLWSKYPLGRSRPVDIKMGWTRAMQATVTTPEGPVSVFVAHLPSVRVKLDAGFTAGQRDRSADALGEAIADAPNSRVVLLGDLNGTMNDRSLNAVTAQMRSTQGAAGDGFGFSWPASFPMARIDQIMVRGVEPVSSWTLPATDSDHLPIAARIQL
- a CDS encoding TIGR03571 family LLM class oxidoreductase, translated to MSAGCSPAGPAAGEHRHPGLLRHPGMLRAFPGGRATLGLIAPLESFTGDVPTMAGHLRLARTAEDLGFSTLWLRDVPLLVPGEGDGGQLFDPWVYLGALAVATRHIALGTASTVLPLRHPVHVAKAANSVDALSGGRMLLGAARGDRPGEVPAFGLEPAGLAAGLRHGWEYVRHLTEPGPSGFLSPLGTVPPGQVVLPPPACGRLPMLMTGRGGQPLEWTARHADGWLYTALAPEQQRANTARWRRLTGEPGSPGYKPYAQAGYLVLDEDPRASPRPLPQGWAMGREPLLDLFKTYEEAGVDQLMVNLRHNTRPAPEVMEELAAYLLPHFPAGEAAPGG
- a CDS encoding pyridoxamine 5'-phosphate oxidase family protein, with amino-acid sequence MTSRYAQLLFTPPVQAHQEEQGSRRNYAAMAEGPAEADRLTPSEAAFIARAESFYLATTGSSGWPYVQHRGGPPGFLRVVDDRTLGFADYRGNKQYITTGNLDTDDRVSLLLMDYPARRRLKILGRARTGTPDRWPASAGPLVPEGYRAVPERVLLITVEAYDWNCPQHIQPRYTVAELEEALKPVRERIAELERENARLLEAARAGGRTP
- a CDS encoding HPP family protein — protein: MEGTSVSDTQVSELPSQRRLSSVLTSKAPARPALPVVSVATLGGVTALVALVALGVLLDQTVLIPPLAASAALVFAAPALPLAQPRSVIGGQLVSAVVGFVCLAVGGSSVWTSAVAGGLAIGAMALARTPHSPAAATAVIVVVTQPSTVLFLLLLLLATAVIVGVGILAGRSGRTPRYPTYWW
- a CDS encoding CGNR zinc finger domain-containing protein — encoded protein: MSEQTDRQRGRSPMDELPLTGEPLALELVNTTYIRGGVRGHLVDALTTPEDLRNWLVSHREALPAGAAERIGAAAPAGPDHLEGFLELRGALRSLASALTADRPPDPADLAVVNRAAGRGARWRELRPAGRGAGGGALRVVDRCPEPDPFLVALGATAGAAVELLGGPDAGKLRACEAPGCILYFVRSHARRAWCTVGCGNRVRVSRHSRRSRGSDG